From Vigna unguiculata cultivar IT97K-499-35 chromosome 5, ASM411807v1, whole genome shotgun sequence, the proteins below share one genomic window:
- the LOC114184469 gene encoding replication factor A protein 1-like: MSALQKQTQSLQELNPEKESWNIVARVVRLWFVEDYTKGKSPFSMEIVLQDKEGVLIHASVRCTLIYKFQSEIKEDKVYSIQSFSVSCNGGSYRTTNHAYKINFQFGTKVNLVESTLVPNISTAYTPFSTIQAPGFDIDYLVNVIGMFTGVGTERELEKGGKKTNMNVILIESDGYRLECTLFGQYVDMLNAFLAFGEDQYAVIALHYCKVKIFQDKVSIQNCMNCMRIIFNCDGEDATKLKKMVWDSTESPSQPLTQLGQSSKVSLEEDFIKLHPRCSIEDLKDFEQESTFVVKATIKHVLDHDDWWYTACICNKAVYPDSKMFKLRLRVIDATDSTTFVVFDRDASAMLKKSCSDILDLQDKNTVAGNLPKEFEVLIDKTYVFKVECKNDYNSKFEQSFRVKKVCMDEKIIESFSDVELKSLDVYSANEEESKLKQITNEIAPDTIAEDLLLKFTEESNDVEPVSDHLNTIESSPVSTEEALVNQPLIDVENDDLTHKESSHLENLSFDLATKARVPAIKRQNQYAAQENKKIPVKMLKKNIKIEK; the protein is encoded by the exons ATGTCTGCTTTGCAAAAACAAACCCAGTCATTACAAGAATTGAACCCGGAGAAGGAAAGCTGGAATATTGTTGCAAGAGTGGTAAGATTATGGTTTGTAGAAGATTACACAAAAGGAAAATCTCCATTTTCCATGGAGATTGTTCTTCAAGACAAAGAG GGTGTCCTAATCCATGCGTCTGTTAGATGCACACTGATATACAAATTCCAATCTGAAATCAAAGAGGATAAGGTTTACTCCATTCAGTCTTTTAGTGTTTCATGTAATGGTGGTTCTTATAGAACTACAAATCATGCCTATAAGATCAACTTCCAATTTGGAACCAAGGTCAATTTGGTAGAATCTACCTTAGTTCCCAATATTAGTACTGCATACACCCCTTTTTCAACCATCCAAGCACCTGGTTTTGACATAGATTACTTAGTTA atgtcATTGGAATGTTTACTGGTGTTGGAACAGAGAGAGAGTTAGAGAAAGGTGGTAAGAAGACCAACATGAATGTCATCCTTATTGAATCTGATGG TTATCGATTGGAGTGTACTTTATTTGGTCAATATGTTGATATGTTAAATGCATTTCTTGCGTTTGGAGAGGATCAATATGCTGTCATTGCTTTACATTATTGCAAAGTGAAGATCTTCCAAG ataaagtTTCTATTCAAAACTGTATGAACTGTATGAGGATAATTTTTAACTGTGATGGTGAAGATGCTACCAAGTTGAAGAAAAT GGTGTGGGATAGTACTGAATCTCCTTCTCAACCTCTTACCCAACTTGGTCAGTCTTCAAAAGTTAGCTTAGAAGAAGATTTCATTAAGCTGCATCCTAGATGCTCAATTGAAGATCTCAAAGATTTTGAACAG GAAAGTACTTTTGTAGTGAAGGCTACTATCAAACATGTTCTAGATCATGATGATTGGTGGTACACAGCATGTATCTGCAACAAAGCTGTTTATCCTGActccaaaat GTTTAAACTTAGACTTCGTGTAATTGATGCTACTGATTCTACaacttttgttgtatttgatcGTGATGCAAGTGCAATGTTGAAGAAATCATGCTCTGATATTCTTGACTTACAAGACAAG AACACTGTTGCTGGTAACTTGCCTAAAGAGTTTGAAGTCCTCATTGATAAGACCTATGTGTTCAAAGTTGAGTGCAAGAATGATTATAATAGCAAATTTGAGCAATCATTTAGAGTTAAAAAAGTCTGCATGGATGAAAAAATCATTGAAAGCTTTAGTGATGTTGAACTTAAGTCTTTG GATGTATACTctgcaaatgaagaagaaagtaaACTTAAGCAGATTACAAATGAGATTGCACCTGATACCATTGCAGAG gatttgcTGCTCAAATTCACTGAAGAATCAAATGATGTTGAGCCTGTAAGTGATCATTTGAACACTATAGAATCAAGCCCTGTTTCTACAGAGGAAGCTTTGGTCAATCAACCTTTAATTGatgttgaaaatgatgacttAACCCATAAAGAATCATCTCATCTGGAGAATCTTAGCTTTGATTTGGCTACCAAAGCACGTGTCCCGGCAATTAAAAGGCAGAATCAATATGCGGCTCAAGAAAACAAGAAGATCCCAgtgaagatgttgaagaagaacaTCAAGATTGAAAAGTGA